A genomic window from Anguilla rostrata isolate EN2019 chromosome 14, ASM1855537v3, whole genome shotgun sequence includes:
- the LOC135240009 gene encoding long-chain-fatty-acid--CoA ligase ACSBG2-like, giving the protein MSVNGVGHPGNQTYSPRVCCIENGLDKFVNAPLKKDSYTQSTASLEENKVIVNGSYNCPLTNGEMAHIHHAEGRDARAGRKVESTCTGERGPALLVQSGIGRWASPLEPQGQEAAINQHFVEFPKYGTTRPCINNNLVPLKLHSSIGPHGPPGCKEALSFTATENVQPGIALAPAEQMWSTSRDHAVKLRMAKSGPGSEASMTVYQMFQETVKIYGDLPALAAKKNGNWEMLTYKEYFQQCRAAAKSFLKLGLERYHGVGILGFNSPEWFIADVGCILAGGLAVGIYVTNSPEACQYVGNHCEANVLVVENHKQLVKILKVKDQLPHLKAIVQYKDELEQKLSNLYTWKEFLKLGEDVGEETLNDVIRSQVANECCSLIYTSGTTGQPKGAMLSHDNITWIANTAGNMTNLKQGEQMTVSYLPLSHVAAQVYDLWISMRFAGTTYFAEPDALKGSLVNTLREVRPTTFLGVPRVWEKMQEKMKAMGAKASMIRSKVANWAKSIGLQASYNAMNGSDAVPWGYMLANSLVFKKVRVALGLDRCTACYTGAAPITKDTLEFFMSFNIPLFELYGMSESTGPHTVSWHSANRIMSCGKEVVGCSTKLDKPDEDGIGELCFWGRHVFMGYLNMREQTETALDQEGWLHSGDLGKHDKDGFLFVTGRIKELIITAGGENIPPVPIEDAVKEELPIVSNAMLVGDKRKFLSLLLTLKCNIDDSGEPTDELAPETVEFCKQRGFTVVHISDLTVKIPPAISKAIQEGIERVNIRATSNAQKIQKWTILKRDFSICGGELGPTMKLKRPIVHKMYKEEIERFYAE; this is encoded by the exons ATGTCAGTCAATGGTGTGGGCCATCCAGGTAACCAAACCTACTCTCCTAGAGTTTGCTGTATAGAGAATGGCTTGGATAA ATTTGTAAATGCCCCTCTCAAAAAGGATTCATACACTCAGAGTACTGCTTCTCTTGAGGAGAATAAAGTCATTGTGAATGGAAGCTACAACTGCCCCCTTACCAATGGAGAGATGGCACACATTCACCATGCAGAAGGACGGGACGCTCGAGCTGGGAGGAAGGTCGAGTCTACgtgcacaggagagagagggcctGCATTACTGGTGCAATCTGGGATTGGGAGGTGGGCCAGCCCCCTGGAACCACAGGGCCAAGAGGCAGCCATCAACCAACATTTTGTGGAGTTTCCCAAATATGGAACTACTAGACCTTGCATCAATAATAACCTGGTACCCCTTAAGTTGCATTCATCTATAGGACCACATGGACCTCCAGGGTGTAAAG AGGCATTGTCATTCACAGCGACAGAGAATGTTCAACCTGGCATTGCCCTAGCTCCAGCAGAGCAGATGTGGAGCACCTCCAGAGACCACGCTGTCAAGCTAAGAATGGCCAAGTCGGGCCCTGGCTCCGAAGCCTCGATGACTGTCTATCAGATGTTTCAGGAGACTGTGAAGATCTACGGGGACCTCCCCGCACTGGCAGCCAAGAAGAATGGGAACTGGGAGATGCTAACATACAAGGAGTATTTCCAGCAGTGTCGAGCAGCAGCTAAGAGCTTCCTGAAG TTGGGGCTGGAGCGTTACCATGGTGTTGGAATTTTGGGATTTAACTCGCCAGAGTGGTTTATTGCAGATGTTGGGTGCATTTTGGCTGG TGGCCTTGCAGTTGGAATCTATGTGACTAACTCTCCGGAGGCCTGCCAATATGTGGGTAACCACTGTGAGGCCAATGTGCTGGTGGTGGAGAATCACAAGCAACTTGTCAAAATCCTCAAG GTTAAAGACCAGTTGCCACACTTGAAAGCTATTGTACAGTACAAAGATGAATTGGAACAGAAGCTGTCAAATCTATACACG TGGAAGGAGTTTCTAAAGCTGGGAGAGGATGTCGGTGAGGAAACCCTTAATGATGTCATCAGGTCTCAGGTGGCCAACGAGTGCTGCTCCCTCATATACACCTCTGGGACAACGGGGCAACCCAAGGGTGCCATGCTGAGCCATGACAAT ATAACCTGGATAGCCAATACAGCTGGAAACATGACTAACCTTAAGCAGGGGGAGCAGATGACAGTCAGCTACCTGCCCCTCAGTCACGTGGCGGCTCAGGTCTATGACCTGTGGATCAGCATGAGGTTTGCGGGAACAACATACTTTGCTGAACCAGATGCCTTGAAG GGCTCCTTGGTGAACACCCTGAGGGAGGTACGGCCCACAACCTTCCTGGGTGTGCCTCGGGTTTGGGAGAAGATGCAGGAGAAGATGAAGGCCATGGGGGCGAAGGCTTCTATGATCAGGAGCAAAGTGGCAAATTGGGCCAAGTCTATTGGACTGCAGGCCAGTTACAATGCAATGAATGG CAGTGACGCAGTGCCCTGGGGTTACATGCTAGCCAACAGCCTGGTTTTCAAAAAGGTACGTGTCGCTTTGGGCCTAGACCGCTGTACAGCCTGCTATACAGGGGCTGCTCCGATCACCAAGGATACGCTGGAGTTCTTTATGAGCTTCAACATCCCCCTGTTTGAGCTGTACGGAATGAGCGAAAGTACGGGACCCCACACTGTATCCTGGCATTCAGCCAACCGCATCATGAG CTGTGGGAAGGAAGTAGTGGGATGCAGCACAAAGCTGGACAAGCCAGATGAGGATGGGATTGGGGAGCTCTGCTTCTGGGGCCGCCATGTGTTCATGGGCTACCTCAACATGCGCGAGCAGACCGAAACGGCGCTGGACCAGGAGGGATGGCTGCACTCTGGAGACCTGGGCAAACATGACAAGGATGGCTTCCTGTTCGTCACAGGTCGGATCAAGG AGTTGATCATCACGGCGGGTGGAGAGAACATACCCCCCGTGCCCATCGAGGATGCAGTTAAGGAGGAGTTGCCCATCGTCAGCAATGCCATGCTGGTGGGAGACAAGAGGAAGTTTCTTTCACTCCTGTTAACACTCAAA TGTAATATTGATGACTCAGGGGAGCCGACCGATGAGCTGGCCCCAGAAACCGTGGAGTTCTGCAAGCAGCGAGGCTTCACTGTGGTCCATATCTCAGATCTCACCGTCAAGATACCCCCAGCCATATCCAAAGCCATCCAGGAGGGCATAGAACGTGTCAACATCAGGGCAACCTCCAATGCACAGAAGATCCAGAAATGGACAATACTGAAGAGGGACTTCTCCATCTGTGGGGGAGAACTGG GTCCAACCATGAAGCTGAAGAGGCCCATTGTTCACAAAATGTACAAAGAGGAAATAGAGAGGTTTTATGCTGAGTGA